In the genome of Salvelinus sp. IW2-2015 linkage group LG25, ASM291031v2, whole genome shotgun sequence, one region contains:
- the si:ch211-198a12.6 gene encoding zinc finger protein 345, with protein MADSETECDTPGLDTLGSECVIAHSQVDLHYAAETEIMTEEKRGLELEIHGADLAKIQGLTAVACVDAIVTETDHDYVTKPDHHGEIQCFTMGGGGKGEALLGEVLLKTETEHVVKVESDHVGGELTVESENGVVIHEAHGLQCNECGEIFGSMADLHQHFEIHKATNPYICVHCGDSFAVESSLKQHMKIHMKEKAYATTGVEMVGKGVIDAFNLKSHQMIHSPEKPHRCSECGKSFAAAITLREHMKMHSEDKPYKCTQCRKSFIRRRHLKKHQELHAREKPFTCSQCGKGFTTASSLKQHQKTHAGDKPHRCTQCGKCFAAAATLREHQRIHSGEKPYKCNQCRKSFVRKRHLKKHQLVHSGGKPYSCAQCDKSFNHSSSLSRHHKVHLEARIYSSPPQGKAFSYGSTMKQQSRMHQGGGGGAGDKPYTCNHCDKSFNHSSSLSRHQRVHSEGKSYTCGHCGKRFNHSSSLSRHQRVHQEEKQQQQQQQQQVVVQQQYSAVPSTKGFPHTTILKQRILASEKPYRCSQCGKGFNHSSSLSRHHRIHIDQ; from the coding sequence ATGGCCGATTCAGAGACTGAGTGTGACACACCCGGCCTTGACACGCTGGGGTCGGAGTGTGTCATTGCCCACAGCCAGGTTGACCTGCATTATGCGGCCGAGACAGAGATCATGACGGAGGAGAAACGTGGCCTGGAGCTGGAGATCCACGGGGCCGACCTGGCCAAGATCCAAGGGCTCACTGCCGTGGCCTGTGTGGATGCCATCGTCACAGAGACTGACCACGACTACGTGACCAAGCCGGACCACCACGGGGAGATCCAGTGCTTCACCATGGGGGGCGGGGGCAAGGGGGAGGCGCTGCTGGGAGAGGTGCTGCTAAAAACCGAGACTGAACATGTGGTTAAGGTGGAGTCGGACCACGTGGGCGGCGAGCTGACGGTGGAGTCCGAGAATGGCGTGGTTATCCACGAGGCCCACGGCCTGCAATGCAACGAGTGCGGAGAGATCTTCGGCAGCATGGCCGACCTGCACCAGCACTTCGAGATCCACAAGGCCACCAACCCTTATATCTGCGTGCACTGTGGCGATAGCTTCGCTGTGGAGTCGAGCCTCAAGCAGCACATGAAGATCCACATGAAGGAGAAAGCGTATGCCACCACAGGCGTGGAGATGGTGGGAAAGGGGGTAATCGACGCTTTCAACCTCAAGTCTCACCAGATGATCCACAGCCCGGAGAAGCCCCACCGTTGCTCGGAATGCGGCAAGAGCTTCGCGGCGGCCATCACCCTGCGGGAGCACATGAAGATGCACTCGGAGGATAAGCCGTACAAGTGTACCCAGTGCAGGAAGAGCTTCATCCGCCGGCgccacctcaaaaagcaccagGAGCTCCACGCCAGGGAGAAGCCCTTCACCTGTTCCCAGTGCGGAAAGGGCTTCACCACGGCCTCTAGCCTGAAGCAGCACCAGAAAACCCACGCAGGGGACAAGCCTCACCGCTGCACACAGTGCGGGAAGTGCTTTGCCGCAGCCGCAACCCTGCGGGAGCACCAGCGCATCCACTCTGGGGAGAAGCCCTACAAGTGCAACCAGTGCAGGAAGAGCTTTGTCCGCAAGCGCCACCTTAAGAAACACCAACTGGTCCACTCGGGTGGGAAACCCTACTCCTGCGCCCAGTGCGACAAGAGCTTCAACCACTCCTCCTCGCTCTCCCGGCACCACAAGGTCCACCTGGAGGCACGCATCTACTCCTCCCCTCCCCAGGGCAAGGCCTTCTCCTACGGGTCCACTATGAAGCAGCAGTCAAGGATGCaccaggggggagggggaggcgcGGGAGACAAACCGTACACCTGCAACCACTGCGACAAGAGCTTCAATCATTCCTCCTCCCTGTCCCGCCACCAAAGAGTCCACTCGGAGGGGAAGAGCTACACCTGCGGCCACTGTGGGAAGAGGTTCAACCACTCCTCTTCCCTGTCCAGGCACCAGCGTGTTCACCAGgaggagaagcagcagcagcagcagcagcagcaacaggtaGTGGTGCAGCAGCAGTACAGTGCAGTTCCCTCGACGAAGGGATTCCCCCACACCACCATCCTCAAACAGCGTATCCTGGCCAGCGAGAAGCCATACAggtgctcccagtgtggaaaaggCTTCAaccattcatcctctctctccaggcatcATAGAATCCACATTGACCAGTGA
- the LOC111951937 gene encoding storkhead-box protein 1-like, which yields MSQQRVVQLSTASLALVFGKDEESSRATGGEKYKAASGQEIFADFKAQNLRSFWNKRLVKAIAEVYFQGWMENLVLFVHGNANNLEVLREAWMRRALRSPKGFVIKAVGDLSPVQMSPVAQSQFLPLAEVLCCVISDMNSSNITVNQEALISHMTKAHPGMTIPTQDILYNALGSLIKERKIYHTGEGYFIVTPQTYFITNSLVREKSWWTSGSGDNELPSPPPITYLLSNDTLEXHSQPPLVAHCKSCSCFAPAQNVTNPATTTTTATMVPPSLPDQHSVSVSISECTGKSLKWSRDHKPQVQHQSTSTAADYQASEVSKTTTATAASRKDKPGRRFGLSLFRRNGGKKEKVKKEYALFSGQFPPEEWPVRDEEDLNNLPRDLEHAIIRRINPELTVDNLTRHTVLMKKLGERGGERGTETERRGERGVERDIGLDKGDRVDRGDKVVDKGMSTEILTSSKPRQQHSSRPVLGAGVGGRRSTSKASRSKRTHSSGEKQKDRLKTKAPVCVDVDLDRDDLVPSRLRPEVPIHEPDHRDDPGAVEGKSLYKKRIDNPFEGQPPGKDTTPTQTVAPSMTHKEQRRREGKEAKEGKERKTSGGGRRERVGHRSKSWDPHKAKATADDTEHAGKSYTTEDRSCDRLHSRVFTTDPLLLHPSDTKPPRELPSDYSSAYPQSSTLRIDDKVRYQRERKNRGRDSREGGKEKEGKHRTTQQAEYGSTTDHRHPAVTSQTLDSDANLPSTHLYDPVPAHPCDPAVPWPKPAVHRRHSFKHTDTQGDLTHRPDLLSSHQQACSTTPNQHGLVHSSGGSREHRSPGHEHEDIDGLMVESNGFMIESDEFIEDDHRLYQRAEEEDEDACSSLYLSEEGVIDNREIYQTRMSHYHDSQSLYHDPQTIYQDTHFDHQDPTHYQDQPHSSYHEPQPHFPDPHSLQGDWDSTYAEEHXSTIHQYPSLSPHSPHGQDEERCVRVSRSTLSHLSQPSPGTHSDPSPRRGAPILGERRQDASLSLEGLEHAXAADSSIFDYCQTSEVESDAETLHKSADEGDGESAHWGCGVEEDGEEKGGCETLKERGGLQSSSISLGMSSGAGGGKMMGEAGESQSNTGDSGIDSPRTRVTLATNNTVILEGLKRRGFLQNLEKLHSKSSAMRPQSSLLQLTPVMNV from the exons GTGACCTGTCCCCGGTGCAGATGTCTCCAGTGGCCCAGTCTCAGTTCCTCCCTCTAGCCGAGGTCCTCTGCTGTGTCATCTCAGACATGAACTCCTCCAATATCACCGTCAACCAGGAAGCCCTCATCAGTCACATGACCAAGGCTCACCCAG GTATGACCATCCCTACTCAGGACATCCTGTACAACGCTCTGGGTTCGTTGATCAAAGAGAGGAAGATCTACCACACAGGAGAGGGCTATTTCATTGTCACTCCTCAGACCTACTTTATCACCAACAGCCtggtgagagagaagagctggTGGACCTCAGGGTCTGGAGACAACGAGCTGCCATCCCCTCCCCCCATCACCTACCTGCTCAGTAATGACACCCTGGAGWGCCATTCACAGCCCCCTCTGGTGGCCCATTGCAAGTCCTGCAGCTGCTTTGCCCCTGCCCAGAACGTGACCAATCCTGCTACTACAACCACTACAGCCACCAtggttcctccatctctcccagacCAGCACTCGGTTTCTGTTTCTATTAGCGAGTGCACAGGGAAGAGTCTAAAGTGGTCCCGGGACCACAAGCCTCAAGTCCAGCACCAGTCGACCTCGACGGCCGCAGACTACCAGGCTAGCGAGGTCAGCAAGACCACTACGGCTACTGCCGCCAGCCGCAAGGACAAACCGGGGAGGAGGTTTGGCCTCAGCCTCTTCAGGAGAaatggagggaagaaggagaaagTGAAGAAAGAATATGCCTTGTTCTCGGGTCAGTTCCCTCCGGAGGAGTGGCCGGTGAGGGACGAGGAGGATCTGAACAATCTGCCCAGAGACCTGGAGCATGCCATCATCAGACGCATCAACCCTGAGCTCACTGTGGACAACCTGACACGCCACACTGTACTTATGAAGAaactgggggagagaggaggggagagagggacggaaaCAGAAAGACGAGGGGAAAGAGGGGTGGAAAGGGATATAGGTTTGGACAAGGGGGACAGGGTAGACAGAGGGGACAAGGTGGTGGACAAGGGCATGTCCACTGAGATCCTGACCAGCTCCAAGCCCAGACAACAACACTCCTCCCGGCCCGTTCTCGGAGCAGGGGTTGGGGGCAGGAGATCTACTTCCAAGGCGTCTCGCAGCAAGAGAACGCATTCCTCCggggagaaacagaaagacaggtTGAAGACTAAGGCCccagtgtgtgtggatgtggaccTAGACAGGGATGACCTGGTCCCCTCTCGCCTCAGACCTGAGGTCCCTATCCATGAACCAGACCATAGAGATGATCCAGGAGCGGTGGAGGGGAAAAGCCTCTATAAGAAACGCATTGACAACCCCTTTGAGGGTCAACCACCTGGGAAAGATACAACCCCAACCCAGACTGTGGCCCCTAGCATGACCCAcaaagaacagaggaggagagagggaaaggaagcgaaggaggggaaagagaggaagacttcaggaggaggcaggagagaacGAGTGGGACACCGCTCCAAATCCTGGGACCCGCACAAAGCCAAAGCGACCGCTGATGACACAGAGCATGCTGGAAAGTCTTATACAACCGAGGACAGGTCATGTGACCGTCTCCACTCGAGGGTGTTCACCACCGACCCCCTACTCCTGCACCCCTCTGACACCAAACCCCCCAGAGAATTACCGTCAGACTACAGCTCGGCATACCCCCAGAGTAGCACCCTAAGGATAGACGACAAGGTTAGatatcagagggagagaaagaacagagggagggacagcagggagggagggaaggagaaggagggaaagcATAGAACGACACAGCAAGCAGAATATGGCAGTACAACGGACCATAGACACCCAGCAGTAACAAGCCAAACCCTAGACTCTGATGCCAACCTCCCTAGTACCCACCTCTATGACCCAGTCCCTGCCCATCCGTGCGACCCGGCCGTGCCCTGGCCAAAGCCTGCTGTGCATCGCAGGCACTCCttcaaacacactgacacacagggaGACCTAACCCACAGGCCTGACCTGCTCTCCTCTCACCAACAGGCTTGCAGTACCACCCCCAACCAGCATGGTCTGGTACACAGCAGTGGTGGCAGTAGAGAGCACAGGAGTCCAGGTCATGAGCATGAGGACATTGATGGGTTAATGGTGGAGAGTAATGGCTTTATGATAGAGAGTGATGAGTTTATAGAAGATGATCACAGGCTTTaccagagagcagaggaagaagatGAGGATGCCTGTAGTTCTCTGTATCTGAGTGAAGAGGGAGTCATTGACAACAGAGAGATCTATCAAACACGAATGTCTCACTATCATGACTCTCAGTCCCTCTACCATGATCCTCAGACCATATACCAAGACACTCACTTCGACCACCAAGACCCTACTCACTACCAGGACCAACCTCACTCCTCTTACCACGAGCCCCAACCCCACTTCCCCGACCCCCATTCTCTCCAAGGAGACTGGGATAGCACTTATGCGGAGGAGCACWCTTCTACCATCCACCAatacccctctctgtcccctcacaGCCCCCACGGACAGGATGAGGAGAGGTGCGTCAGAGTGAGCCGCTCTACCCTTAGCCACCTCAGCCAGCCGTCACCAGGGACCCACAGCGATCCCAGCCCCAGGCGAGGAGCCCCGATCCTTGGGGAGCGACGGCAGGACGCCAGCCTCTCCCTGGAGGGTTTGGAGCATGCTRGGGCGGCAGACAGCAGCATATTTGACTACTGCCAGACCAGCGAGGTGGAGTCTGACGCTGAGACCCTCCATAAGTCAGCAGACGAGGGGGACGGGGAGTCGGCTCACTGGGGTTGCGGAGTAGAGGAAGacggggaggaaaaggggggctGTGAGAccctgaaggagagaggaggcctTCAGAGCTCAAGTATCAGTCTGGGCATGTCCAGTGGAGCCGGAGGGGGAAAGATGAtgggggaggcaggggagagtCAGAGCAACACAGGAGACAGCGGGATAGACTCGCCACG CACCCGTGTGACTCTGGCAACCAACAACACAGTGATTCTGGAGGGTCTAAAGAGGAGAGGTTTCCTACAGAACCTGGAGAAACTGCACTCCAAGAGCTCCGCCATGAGACCACAGAGCTCTTTGCTACAGCTCACACCAGTCATGAACGTATAG